The following is a genomic window from Candidatus Omnitrophota bacterium.
ATTCAGGTATGATATATTTCGGCTTACCGATAGTATAACTCAGATAGTCGAGCTTATACTCGCCATCCGCAGTCTCTATCGGGAATACCTCTCTGAACGCGGACTCCAACCCCTCCTTCTTACGTTTGGACTTTGGAACGTCCATCTGCAAAAAATCAAAGTACGAATCGAGTTGGATCTCGAGCATATTGGGAAGCTTATAGCACTCTTCCAGCTTTGCGTAGCTTTTTCTTTTTATCATATCTCTTTCGCGGTTAGTTGATTATTTCAGCTCTATCTTCGCGCCGGCCGCCTCAAGCTGTTTCTTTATCTTGTCGGCTTCTTCCTTCGTCGCGCCTTCTTTGACCGTTTTTGGAGCGCCGTCAACTAAGTCTTTTGCCTCTTTAAGGCCAAGGCTCGTGATAGTCCTCAACTCTTTAATGACCTGGATCTTGTTGGCTCCTGCGCTTGCCAGAACTACCGTGAATACAGACTTCTCTTCGGCTGGGGCCGCCGCCGCACCTGCCGCCGCACCCGCCGCCGGGGCCGCTACGGCCGAGGCCGCAACTACGCCAAATTTATCCTCGAGAGCCTTTACCAGGTCCGCGAGCTCCATGACGGTCATCTTCTCGATGGTATCCATCACGCTTTTCATTTTTTCAGTCAGTTCTACTTTCGCTTCTTTCGTTTCCATTATTCCCTCTCCTTCTTTGACTTTGATTTTTATGCCTTCGTCTCAGGCGCCGATGCCGGGACTTGCATATTTTCTTTACTCACTTTTATTGCGTCCACCACACAAACAAATTTTCGTAAAATACCACCCATCGTGATTACAAATCCCGTTATCGGCGACTTGATGCCTCCGACAACCTTCGCGATAAGAACAGGCCTGGGCGGCAGGGCGGCTAACGTCTTTATCTCTTCGGACGACAGGCGCCTCCCGTCAATAACGGCTCCTTTTATCTTGAACTTGTCATTCGTCTTGGAAAAGTTTACAAGCATATTGCAGGCGGCCACTACATCTTCTCCGCACAATGATATGCCCATACCGCCTTCTATCTTAGCGATATCCTCTTCAAGTTTAAGTTTGCTGAAAATAATTTTTAATATCGAATTCTTTACGACGA
Proteins encoded in this region:
- the rplL gene encoding 50S ribosomal protein L7/L12 — protein: MKSVMDTIEKMTVMELADLVKALEDKFGVVAASAVAAPAAGAAAGAAAAPAEEKSVFTVVLASAGANKIQVIKELRTITSLGLKEAKDLVDGAPKTVKEGATKEEADKIKKQLEAAGAKIELK
- the rplJ gene encoding 50S ribosomal protein L10, coding for MVTLEKFGKMCKEKMLAELLLRFTNHPNFVITSFMGTSTGQLEQLRRGLKKSNGNYFVVKNSILKIIFSKLKLEEDIAKIEGGMGISLCGEDVVAACNMLVNFSKTNDKFKIKGAVIDGRRLSSEEIKTLAALPPRPVLIAKVVGGIKSPITGFVITMGGILRKFVCVVDAIKVSKENMQVPASAPETKA